In one Ailuropoda melanoleuca isolate Jingjing unplaced genomic scaffold, ASM200744v2 unplaced-scaffold68069, whole genome shotgun sequence genomic region, the following are encoded:
- the LOC117800319 gene encoding myocilin-like — protein MPVFTSPGCGELVWVGEPLTLRRAETITGKYGVWMRDPKPVPPHTRETTWRIDTVGTDIRQVFEYDRAAQFLRGYPSKVHVLPRPLEGTGAVVYRGSLYFQGAESRTLVRYELATEAVKAEQELPGAGYHGQFPYSWGGYTDIDLAVDETGLWVIYSTQEAKGAIVLSKLNPESLAREQSWETNIRKQSVANAFLICGRLYTISSYSSPDATVNFAYDTATGRSKALSVPFKNRYKYSSMVDYNPREKKLFAWDNFNMVTYDVRLSKM, from the coding sequence CTCCCCAGGATGCGGAGAGCTGGTTTGGGTCGGAGAGCCGCTGACCCTGCGGAGAGCCGAAACAATCACGGGCAAGTACGGCGTGTGGATGAGAGACCCGAAGCCCGTCCCGCCGCACACCCGGGAGACCACGTGGAGAATCGACACGGTGGGCACGGACATCCGGCAGGTGTTCGAGTACGACCGCGCCGCGCAGTTCCTGCGGGGTTACCCCTCCAAGGTGCACGTGCTGCCGCGGCCGCTGGAAGGCACGGGCGCCGTGGTCTACCGGGGCAGCCTCTACTTCCAGGGCGCCGAGTCCAGGACGCTGGTCCGCTACGAGCTGGCCACCGAGGCCGTGAAGGCCGAGCAGGAGCTCCCCGGGGCCGGCTACCACGGGCAGTTCCCGTATTCGTGGGGCGGCTACACGGACATCGACCTGGCTGTGGACGAGACGGGCCTCTGGGTCATCTACAGCACGCAGGAGGCCAAGGGCGCCATCGTCCTGTCCAAACTGAACCCGGAGAGCCTGGCCCGCGAGCAGAGCTGGGAGACGAACATCCGCAAGCAGTCAGTGGCCAACGCCTTCCTCATCTGCGGCCGCCTGTACACCATCAGCAGCTACTCGTCGCCGGATGCCACGGTCAACTTCGCCTATGACACGGCCACGGGCCGCAGCAAGGCGCTGAGCGTCCCCTTCAAGAACCGCTACAAGTACAGCAGCATGGTGGACTACAACCCGCGGGAGAAGAAGCTCTTCGCCTGGGACAACTTCAACATGGTCACCTACGACGTCAGGCTCTCCAAGATGTGA